A window of the Haloarcula litorea genome harbors these coding sequences:
- a CDS encoding 30S ribosomal protein S19e: MTTLYDAPAEDLIEALTEKLAAEDDIEAPDWVAVAKTGVDRELPPEQDDFWQRRCASLLRKVAVDGPVGVNSLRTAYGSSKQGSTRYRVRPKQKAEGSGNVIRTALQQLEDAGYVETSESDGRRVTGEGRSLLDDTAGEVIQDLDRPELERYA; the protein is encoded by the coding sequence ATGACGACACTCTACGACGCGCCCGCGGAGGACCTCATCGAGGCCCTCACCGAGAAGCTCGCAGCCGAGGACGACATCGAGGCCCCCGACTGGGTGGCCGTCGCCAAGACCGGCGTCGACCGCGAACTCCCGCCCGAGCAGGACGACTTCTGGCAGCGCCGCTGTGCCAGCCTGCTCCGGAAGGTCGCCGTCGACGGCCCGGTCGGCGTCAACAGCCTCCGGACCGCCTACGGCAGCTCAAAGCAGGGGTCGACCCGCTACCGCGTCCGGCCCAAGCAGAAGGCCGAGGGCTCGGGCAACGTCATCCGCACGGCGCTCCAGCAGCTCGAGGACGCCGGCTACGTCGAGACCAGCGAGAGCGACGGCCGACGGGTCACCGGCGAGGGCCGCAGCCTGCTGGACGACACGGCCGGCGAGGTCATCCAGGACCTCGACCGCCCCGAGCTCGAGCGGTACGCCTGA
- a CDS encoding DUF7411 family protein — protein MHCGLLYSAGKDSTLAALLLAPFYDVTLVSGTFGVVDPAPAREAAASVGFAHETVDLDPEVAHAAVERMRDDGFPRNGIQQVHEHAVEVVARGDWTDDLAAVADGTRRDDRVPTIERPTAQSVEDRFGVDYLAPLAGVGRGAIDAMAARALDVETGPSADVPKADYEVELRALLADEYGEEAIDEVFPDHTQSRVRGRR, from the coding sequence ATGCACTGCGGCCTGCTGTACAGCGCGGGCAAGGACTCGACGCTGGCGGCGCTGCTGCTCGCCCCCTTCTACGACGTGACCCTCGTCAGCGGCACGTTCGGCGTCGTCGACCCGGCCCCCGCCCGCGAGGCCGCCGCGTCGGTCGGCTTCGCCCACGAGACCGTCGACCTGGATCCCGAGGTGGCCCACGCCGCCGTCGAGCGGATGCGCGACGACGGGTTCCCCCGCAACGGCATCCAGCAGGTCCACGAGCACGCCGTCGAGGTCGTCGCCCGCGGCGACTGGACCGACGACCTCGCCGCCGTCGCCGACGGCACCCGGCGGGACGACCGGGTCCCGACGATCGAGCGCCCCACCGCCCAGAGCGTCGAGGACCGCTTCGGCGTCGACTACCTCGCGCCACTGGCGGGCGTCGGCCGCGGCGCGATCGACGCGATGGCCGCCCGGGCGCTCGACGTCGAGACCGGCCCCAGCGCCGACGTACCGAAGGCCGACTACGAGGTGGAGCTACGGGCGCTGCTGGCCGACGAGTACGGCGAGGAGGCGATCGACGAGGTGTTCCCCGACCACACGCAGTCCCGTGTCAGGGGCCGTCGCTGA
- the hisS gene encoding histidine--tRNA ligase, whose protein sequence is MYDRVKGFRDFYPEEMQARRWATDALEDVARRYGFREIGTPALEPTAMYVDKSGEEIVEELYSFEDKGGREVALTPELTPSVARMVVAKQQELSKPIKWVSTRPFWRYEQVQQGRFREFYQTNVDVFGSSEPDADAEVLAVAVDMLTDLGLTSADFEIRVSHRDILSGLLATFDAEVDTREAIRAVDKRAKVDRDEYLDLLFEAGLSTEQAREFDDLLQVGEDDLDALAERSEAVADAVGNLQAVLAAAGDFGVRDHLALSLTTARGLDYYTGVVFECFDSTGEVSRSVFGGGRYDDLIEGFGGQPTPAVGFAVGHATLQLLCQRAGAWPAEELSTDYYVLQVGDTRATAARIARDLRERGHVVETDVADRSFGAQMGYADGINAETVVIVGEQDLANDEVTLKEMDEGEQVSVPVDDFPGDRERPTFEDFA, encoded by the coding sequence ATGTACGACCGCGTGAAGGGGTTCCGGGACTTCTACCCCGAGGAGATGCAGGCCCGGCGGTGGGCGACGGACGCGCTGGAGGACGTGGCCCGCCGCTACGGCTTCCGCGAGATCGGGACGCCCGCGCTCGAACCGACGGCGATGTACGTCGACAAGAGCGGCGAGGAGATCGTCGAGGAACTGTACAGCTTCGAGGACAAGGGCGGCCGCGAGGTGGCGCTCACGCCCGAGCTGACCCCCTCCGTCGCGCGGATGGTCGTCGCCAAGCAACAGGAGCTCTCCAAGCCCATCAAGTGGGTGTCGACGCGCCCGTTCTGGCGCTACGAGCAGGTCCAGCAGGGCCGCTTCCGGGAGTTCTACCAGACCAACGTCGACGTCTTCGGCTCCTCGGAGCCCGACGCCGACGCCGAGGTCCTCGCCGTCGCCGTCGACATGCTCACGGACCTCGGCCTGACGAGCGCGGACTTCGAGATCCGGGTCTCCCACCGGGACATCCTCTCGGGGCTGCTGGCGACGTTCGACGCCGAGGTGGACACCCGCGAGGCCATCCGCGCCGTCGACAAGCGCGCGAAGGTCGACCGCGACGAGTACCTCGACCTGCTGTTCGAGGCGGGCCTCTCGACCGAACAGGCCCGCGAGTTCGACGACCTCCTCCAGGTCGGCGAGGACGACCTCGACGCGCTGGCCGAGCGCTCCGAGGCGGTCGCCGACGCCGTCGGGAACCTCCAGGCCGTGCTGGCGGCCGCCGGGGACTTCGGCGTCCGGGACCACCTCGCGCTGTCGTTGACGACGGCCCGCGGGCTGGACTACTACACCGGCGTCGTCTTCGAGTGTTTCGACTCGACGGGCGAGGTCTCCCGCTCGGTGTTCGGCGGCGGCCGCTACGACGACCTCATCGAGGGGTTCGGCGGCCAGCCCACGCCGGCGGTCGGGTTCGCGGTCGGCCACGCCACGCTCCAGCTGCTCTGCCAGCGGGCCGGGGCCTGGCCCGCGGAGGAGCTGTCGACGGACTACTACGTCCTGCAGGTCGGCGACACTCGCGCGACGGCGGCCCGCATCGCCCGCGACCTCCGCGAGCGGGGCCACGTCGTCGAGACCGACGTCGCCGACCGGTCGTTCGGCGCGCAGATGGGCTACGCCGACGGGATCAACGCCGAGACGGTCGTCATCGTCGGCGAGCAGGACCTCGCGAACGACGAGGTGACGCTCAAGGAGATGGACGAGGGCGAGCAGGTGTCGGTCCCGGTCGACGACTTCCCCGGGGACCGCGAGCGGCCCACCTTCGAGGACTTCGCCTGA
- the thiL gene encoding thiamine-phosphate kinase translates to MDEQAALALIGDRLPAAGDDCAVVDGQVVTTDMLHERTDFPDGTSRYTAGWRAVGASLSDVAAMGADATAAVAVYASPAFDETDLTAFLDGATEVCAAVDAEYVGGDLDGHREFTVATTALGETDDPVLRSGASPGEALCVTGTLGRSAAAVRLFERGEPERANDLFRFTPRVAAGVALREYATAMLDSSDGLARSVHQLCRASDCGADLSGPLPVDEAVEAVAEDADDRRELGAFFGEDFELVCAVPEAALDAARDATPCALHRVGTVTEAGVTLDGEPLPDRGYSH, encoded by the coding sequence ATGGACGAGCAGGCGGCGCTGGCGCTGATCGGCGACCGGCTCCCGGCGGCGGGCGACGACTGTGCCGTCGTCGACGGGCAGGTGGTCACGACCGACATGCTCCACGAGCGGACGGACTTCCCCGACGGGACGAGCCGCTACACCGCCGGCTGGCGGGCGGTCGGGGCGTCCCTGTCGGACGTGGCGGCGATGGGGGCCGACGCGACGGCCGCGGTGGCGGTCTACGCGTCACCGGCGTTCGACGAGACGGACCTCACGGCGTTTCTCGACGGCGCGACCGAGGTCTGTGCGGCCGTCGACGCCGAGTACGTCGGGGGAGACCTCGACGGCCACCGGGAGTTCACCGTCGCGACGACGGCCCTGGGGGAGACCGACGATCCGGTGTTGCGCTCTGGGGCGTCGCCGGGCGAGGCGCTGTGTGTCACCGGGACGCTCGGTCGGTCGGCCGCCGCGGTGCGGCTGTTCGAGCGCGGCGAGCCCGAGCGGGCCAACGACCTGTTCCGGTTCACGCCCCGCGTGGCGGCCGGCGTCGCGCTGCGGGAGTACGCGACGGCGATGCTCGACTCCAGCGACGGCCTGGCGCGGTCGGTCCACCAGCTCTGCCGGGCCAGCGACTGCGGGGCCGATCTCTCGGGGCCGCTCCCGGTCGACGAGGCGGTCGAGGCGGTAGCCGAGGACGCCGACGACCGCCGGGAGCTGGGGGCGTTCTTCGGCGAGGACTTCGAACTGGTGTGTGCGGTTCCGGAGGCGGCGCTCGACGCGGCGCGGGACGCGACGCCGTGTGCGCTCCACCGGGTCGGCACCGTCACCGAGGCCGGCGTCACGCTGGACGGCGAGCCCCTGCCGGACCGCGGCTACTCGCACTGA
- the truA gene encoding tRNA pseudouridine(38-40) synthase TruA: MRAYRVAYDGRPYNGFQRQPDVPTVEDALLDALERLGVRDRADGPPPGYAAAGRTDAGVSALAQTVAFEAPEWLSPSAFNGRLPDDVRVWASAAVGDDFHATHDAVERRYRYFLHAPDVDDRRARDTLAALCGEHDFHNLTPDGEGTVRVLDGSFTRDGPFLVVDLRAGGFPRQLVRRVVGLVAAVARGDAPPAKVDRVLGADEVDGPDGVAPAPAAPLVLTGVDYPGVTFDADPDAAADARAVFAALRAERRAAASVAGCVADRLP, translated from the coding sequence ATGCGCGCCTACCGGGTCGCGTACGACGGCCGACCCTACAACGGGTTCCAGCGCCAGCCCGACGTCCCGACCGTCGAGGACGCGCTGCTGGACGCGCTGGAACGGCTCGGCGTCCGCGACCGGGCCGACGGGCCGCCGCCGGGGTACGCCGCGGCGGGCCGGACCGACGCCGGCGTCTCGGCGCTGGCACAGACCGTCGCCTTCGAGGCCCCCGAGTGGCTCTCGCCGTCGGCGTTCAACGGCCGGCTGCCCGACGACGTCCGGGTCTGGGCCAGCGCGGCCGTCGGCGACGACTTTCACGCCACCCACGACGCCGTCGAGCGGCGCTACAGGTACTTCTTGCACGCGCCCGACGTGGACGACCGCCGAGCCCGCGACACGCTCGCGGCCCTGTGTGGCGAGCACGACTTCCACAACCTCACGCCCGACGGGGAGGGGACGGTCCGGGTCCTCGACGGGTCGTTCACCCGCGACGGTCCGTTTCTCGTCGTCGACCTGCGGGCCGGCGGGTTCCCCCGGCAGCTGGTCCGTCGGGTCGTCGGGCTGGTCGCCGCGGTGGCGCGTGGCGACGCGCCGCCGGCGAAGGTCGACCGCGTCCTCGGCGCGGACGAGGTCGACGGCCCGGACGGGGTCGCGCCCGCCCCGGCGGCCCCGCTGGTGCTGACCGGCGTCGACTACCCGGGCGTGACCTTCGACGCTGACCCCGACGCGGCCGCCGACGCGCGGGCCGTCTTCGCCGCCCTGCGGGCCGAGCGCCGTGCGGCGGCCAGTGTTGCCGGCTGTGTCGCCGACCGCCTGCCGTAG
- a CDS encoding DNA-binding protein, with protein sequence MSGDPSEEELEELREKKMEQLKEQQEGDAEAQEAAQQQAEAQKKAVLRQHLTDGARKRLNTVKMSKPDVGEQIEQQVVALARSGRVQGQIDEDQMKELLSELTPDSKSFDIKRR encoded by the coding sequence ATGAGTGGCGACCCCAGCGAGGAAGAACTGGAGGAGCTCCGCGAGAAGAAGATGGAGCAGCTGAAAGAACAGCAGGAGGGCGACGCCGAGGCCCAGGAGGCCGCCCAGCAGCAGGCCGAGGCACAGAAGAAGGCCGTCCTGCGACAGCACCTCACCGACGGTGCCCGCAAGCGGCTCAACACCGTCAAGATGTCGAAACCCGACGTGGGCGAACAGATCGAACAGCAGGTCGTCGCGCTGGCCCGCAGCGGGCGTGTCCAGGGACAGATCGACGAGGACCAGATGAAGGAGCTGCTGTCCGAGCTGACCCCGGACTCCAAGAGCTTCGACATCAAGCGCCGGTAG
- a CDS encoding lysylphosphatidylglycerol synthase transmembrane domain-containing protein, with translation MDGNRVAQVLGFVGALAVLAGLVWFVGVDRTIAALTRADPPTLALVVGIAALWMTAWGLALWSVLGALRTPVAAHTAILVYVAAVFSNNVTPFGQAGGEPLSALLISSAADSEYETGLAAIASVDTVHFVPSIGYAVVGFTFVAAGAIRLGRNLVFAAGAVAALAVGLPLAAYLGWRYRYELEEAVVRVFTPIVRVVGRVLPWRSPPTAASIERRIEGFFVAIDRIATDRQTLAQTLGLSALGWACLTASLWTSLYAVGYTVPVAAVLLAVPLGNVASITPLPGGSGAIEAVLVTLLVSTVGPLTAAAATSAVLVHRGATYLLPMLVGGVVASFLGADTATAHVGK, from the coding sequence ATGGACGGCAACCGCGTCGCACAGGTGCTGGGGTTCGTCGGTGCGCTGGCGGTCCTGGCCGGCCTCGTCTGGTTCGTCGGCGTCGACCGGACGATCGCCGCGCTGACCCGGGCGGACCCGCCGACGCTGGCGCTGGTCGTCGGCATCGCCGCGCTCTGGATGACGGCGTGGGGACTGGCGCTGTGGTCGGTACTGGGGGCGCTGCGAACGCCGGTCGCGGCCCACACGGCGATCCTGGTCTACGTCGCCGCCGTCTTCTCGAACAACGTCACCCCGTTCGGGCAGGCCGGCGGCGAGCCGCTGTCGGCGCTGCTGATCTCCTCGGCGGCCGACAGCGAGTACGAGACGGGGCTGGCGGCCATCGCCAGCGTCGACACCGTCCACTTCGTCCCGTCGATCGGTTACGCCGTCGTCGGGTTCACGTTCGTCGCCGCCGGCGCGATCCGGCTGGGCCGCAATCTGGTCTTCGCCGCCGGGGCCGTCGCCGCCCTCGCCGTCGGACTCCCGCTGGCGGCGTATCTCGGCTGGCGCTACCGCTACGAACTGGAGGAGGCCGTCGTCCGGGTGTTCACCCCGATCGTCCGGGTCGTCGGGAGGGTTCTACCGTGGCGGTCGCCGCCGACCGCGGCCTCGATCGAGCGGCGGATTGAGGGCTTCTTCGTCGCCATCGACCGCATCGCCACCGACAGACAGACGCTGGCCCAAACGCTCGGCCTCTCGGCGCTGGGCTGGGCCTGCCTGACGGCGTCGCTGTGGACGTCGCTGTACGCCGTCGGCTACACGGTGCCGGTGGCGGCGGTGTTGCTGGCGGTCCCGCTGGGCAACGTCGCCAGCATCACGCCGCTCCCGGGTGGATCGGGAGCCATCGAGGCGGTGCTGGTGACGCTGCTGGTCTCGACGGTGGGACCGCTGACGGCGGCGGCGGCCACCTCGGCGGTGCTGGTCCACCGCGGGGCGACGTACCTCCTGCCGATGCTCGTCGGCGGCGTGGTCGCCAGCTTCCTCGGGGCGGACACGGCGACGGCCCACGTCGGGAAGTGA
- a CDS encoding sulfatase-like hydrolase/transferase has product MADRPNIVLLLTDQERYDVASGDRDRVATPNLDRLSAEGMTFERAYTPIGICTSARASLLTGLYPHNHGMLNNCHEPDAIEEDLSTDLPTFGTLLAENGYDNSYAGKWHVGRTQTPEDFGFDYLGGGDGSHDDEDTDFREYQRELGVSPEDAEIRDPIYTDQGTDPVLIAGETTIPKEATRTYYLAEQTIERIERADEDDEPLFHRTDFVGPHHPYLVPEPYASMYDPADIERWGNFDETFDGKPRVHEKFLEYRGVADIDWETWAEAVSKYFGFVTFIDEQIGRILDAIEEHLGDDTAVVHAADHGDFTGSHRQFNKGPMMYEEVYHIPMLVRWPGTVEPGSNCTEFVRLLDLMPTFLEMGGVEPPADVDGRSLVPLLEGTTPADWPESVFAEYHGEEFGLYSQRMVRTDRYKYVHNAPDRNELYDLEHDPDELRNLAEHPEYQSVRDDLEATLLDWMTATDDPITKWTEKVLTADDSGRMPPE; this is encoded by the coding sequence ATGGCCGACAGACCGAACATCGTCTTGCTGCTCACGGATCAGGAACGGTACGACGTGGCAAGCGGCGACCGGGACCGCGTCGCGACGCCGAACCTCGACCGCCTCTCGGCGGAGGGGATGACCTTCGAGCGCGCGTACACTCCCATCGGCATCTGCACCAGCGCACGCGCGTCGCTGTTGACGGGCCTGTATCCCCACAACCACGGGATGCTCAACAACTGTCACGAGCCCGACGCGATCGAGGAGGACCTCTCGACGGACCTACCGACGTTCGGGACACTGCTCGCGGAGAACGGATACGACAACTCCTACGCCGGGAAGTGGCACGTCGGCCGCACCCAGACCCCGGAGGACTTCGGGTTCGACTACCTCGGGGGCGGCGACGGCAGCCACGACGACGAGGACACGGACTTTCGGGAGTACCAGCGCGAACTCGGCGTCTCCCCCGAGGACGCCGAGATCCGGGACCCGATATACACCGACCAGGGAACCGACCCGGTACTGATAGCCGGCGAGACAACGATACCGAAGGAGGCGACCCGGACGTACTACCTCGCCGAACAGACCATCGAGCGGATAGAGCGCGCCGACGAGGACGACGAGCCGCTCTTTCACCGGACGGACTTCGTGGGGCCCCATCACCCCTACCTCGTCCCGGAACCGTACGCCTCGATGTACGATCCGGCCGACATCGAGCGCTGGGGGAACTTCGACGAGACCTTCGACGGGAAACCGCGCGTCCACGAGAAGTTCCTCGAGTACCGGGGCGTCGCGGACATCGACTGGGAGACGTGGGCCGAGGCAGTGAGCAAGTACTTCGGGTTCGTGACGTTCATCGACGAGCAGATCGGCCGCATCCTCGACGCCATCGAGGAGCACCTCGGGGACGACACGGCCGTGGTCCACGCGGCGGACCACGGGGACTTCACCGGCAGCCACCGCCAGTTCAACAAGGGACCGATGATGTACGAGGAGGTGTACCACATCCCGATGTTGGTCCGGTGGCCCGGGACCGTCGAACCCGGATCGAACTGCACGGAGTTCGTCCGGCTCCTCGACCTGATGCCGACGTTCCTCGAGATGGGCGGTGTCGAACCGCCGGCGGACGTCGACGGTCGGAGCCTCGTCCCGCTGTTGGAGGGGACGACGCCGGCGGACTGGCCCGAGTCGGTGTTCGCGGAGTATCACGGCGAGGAGTTCGGGCTCTACTCGCAGCGGATGGTCCGGACCGACCGGTACAAGTACGTCCACAACGCGCCCGACAGGAACGAGCTGTACGACCTCGAACACGACCCCGACGAACTACGGAATCTCGCCGAGCACCCGGAGTACCAGTCGGTTCGGGACGACCTCGAGGCGACCCTGCTCGACTGGATGACGGCGACCGACGATCCGATAACCAAGTGGACGGAGAAGGTACTCACGGCCGACGACAGTGGACGGATGCCGCCGGAGTAG
- a CDS encoding site-2 protease family protein, with translation MSRPSEEPPGPDALAGVFHVTAVREDGGTVRYVGDPLVPPDAVVDELRPLFAERGYDLRLEDGAERTDGGREVGGLVPRRYALVAEPAADDGIPWLNVVLLVATIASTLYVGASSWYYIPVTEQPLRLFEAWPFVVAMLGVLGIHELGHYVAARYHGVDVTLPFFIPFPSLLGTMGAVINIRGRIPSRRALFDIGVAGPLAGLVATAVVTVIGFTLDPIAVPDSVANAGTGFAIDFHEPLLMQALRALVEALGLAATYGPGEAVHPVVFAGWAGMFFTFLNLLPVGQLDGGHVVRAIVGPRQETIAAAVPGALFALAGFLYLTRDAPPIGFGVWTLWVFWGLISTGLAYAGPARPTVDERLGPRRTALGVLTFALGVACFTPVPFEIVAA, from the coding sequence ATGAGTCGCCCCTCCGAGGAGCCGCCGGGTCCCGACGCGCTCGCGGGCGTGTTCCACGTCACCGCCGTCCGCGAGGACGGCGGGACGGTTCGCTACGTCGGCGATCCGCTCGTCCCGCCCGACGCCGTCGTCGACGAGCTCCGCCCGCTGTTCGCCGAGCGCGGCTACGACCTCCGGCTGGAGGACGGTGCCGAGCGGACCGACGGCGGCCGCGAGGTCGGCGGCCTGGTCCCGCGGCGGTACGCACTCGTGGCCGAACCCGCGGCGGACGACGGGATCCCGTGGCTCAACGTCGTCCTCCTCGTCGCGACGATCGCCTCGACGCTGTACGTCGGCGCGAGCAGTTGGTACTACATCCCCGTCACGGAACAGCCGCTGCGGCTGTTCGAGGCGTGGCCGTTCGTCGTCGCGATGCTCGGCGTGCTGGGCATCCACGAGCTCGGCCACTACGTCGCCGCCCGGTACCACGGCGTCGACGTGACGCTGCCTTTCTTCATCCCGTTCCCGTCGCTTCTGGGGACGATGGGCGCGGTCATCAACATCCGCGGGCGCATCCCGAGCCGGCGCGCCCTGTTCGACATCGGCGTCGCCGGGCCGCTGGCGGGGCTGGTCGCGACGGCCGTGGTGACGGTGATCGGGTTCACGCTCGACCCGATCGCCGTCCCCGACAGCGTGGCGAACGCGGGGACGGGCTTCGCCATCGACTTCCACGAGCCGCTGCTGATGCAGGCCCTGCGCGCGCTCGTGGAGGCGCTCGGACTGGCGGCCACGTACGGCCCCGGCGAGGCGGTCCACCCCGTCGTCTTCGCCGGCTGGGCGGGGATGTTCTTCACCTTCCTGAACCTCCTGCCGGTCGGGCAGCTGGACGGCGGCCACGTCGTCCGGGCCATCGTCGGGCCGCGCCAGGAGACCATCGCGGCCGCCGTGCCGGGCGCGCTGTTCGCGCTGGCGGGCTTCCTCTACCTGACCCGGGACGCGCCGCCGATCGGGTTCGGCGTCTGGACGCTGTGGGTGTTCTGGGGGCTCATCTCGACGGGGCTGGCCTACGCCGGCCCCGCCCGGCCCACCGTCGACGAGCGCCTCGGCCCGCGCCGGACGGCACTGGGCGTGCTGACGTTCGCGCTGGGCGTCGCCTGTTTCACCCCCGTCCCCTTCGAGATCGTCGCCGCGTAG
- a CDS encoding GNAT family N-acetyltransferase has protein sequence MDQPPGSVREFPRPPREATDREGRTVTAEAYDGDADPLVEMYTEFDAGSRSQGVPPRTESAIREWVAGLLEDGLNVVVRHAGRVVGHAVLVPHDDDAELAIFVHPDYQSAGNGSLLIEALLGYGQEHGLEHVWLTVSHDNRIAIKLYDKVGFETRMRDRTEYEMERPL, from the coding sequence ATGGACCAGCCCCCCGGGTCAGTTCGGGAGTTCCCCAGGCCGCCCCGCGAGGCGACCGACCGCGAGGGCCGGACGGTGACCGCCGAGGCCTACGACGGCGACGCCGACCCGCTCGTCGAGATGTACACGGAGTTCGACGCGGGCTCGCGCTCGCAGGGCGTCCCGCCCCGCACCGAGTCGGCCATCCGCGAGTGGGTCGCGGGCCTGCTGGAAGACGGTCTGAACGTCGTCGTCAGACACGCGGGGCGAGTCGTCGGCCACGCCGTCCTCGTCCCCCACGACGACGACGCGGAGCTGGCCATCTTCGTCCACCCCGACTACCAGTCGGCGGGCAACGGCTCCCTCCTCATCGAGGCGCTGTTGGGCTACGGCCAGGAACACGGTCTCGAACACGTCTGGCTGACCGTCTCCCACGACAACCGCATCGCGATCAAGCTCTACGACAAGGTCGGCTTCGAGACGCGGATGCGCGACCGGACCGAGTACGAGATGGAGCGGCCGCTCTAG
- a CDS encoding TrmB family transcriptional regulator sugar-binding domain-containing protein: protein MDQEALQSVLEEGGLSGYQADVFVSLLWLEEATVSQLLDSCSVPQPRIYDVIDELESEGYIETYEEESTRARIHDPSIIQTELTEQADRLESAAERIGTVWEEPPFGRHEISVLSDFDHVVDHAASSIRNAENSVQLSLDVRVYVDLIDELRRAKDNGVHVELSLEETESFRFGVDDVDEYFETTASEVKRRHSTAPFIALIDSREVYFGLRQRPVDSYGLVINDQAMSSMLYWFYQNSLWEIWETVHSDSTDRRAAEYTEIRRCIRDATTRLEADETVAATVYGYDSEQGRQREVSGEVTDVVSPSDPGDADIQSDVFTGRATVFLDTGDAEYSVGGFGAILEDIRATRIVLHEGPAAE, encoded by the coding sequence ATGGATCAGGAGGCGCTCCAGTCGGTCCTCGAGGAAGGTGGCCTCTCGGGGTACCAGGCCGACGTGTTCGTGAGCCTGCTGTGGCTGGAGGAAGCCACCGTCAGCCAGCTGCTCGACAGCTGTTCGGTCCCACAGCCGCGGATCTACGACGTGATCGACGAACTGGAGAGCGAGGGGTACATCGAGACCTACGAGGAGGAGTCCACCCGGGCGCGAATCCACGATCCGTCGATCATCCAGACCGAACTGACCGAGCAGGCGGACCGACTGGAATCCGCCGCGGAGCGGATCGGTACCGTGTGGGAAGAGCCCCCGTTCGGGCGGCACGAGATCAGCGTGCTCAGCGACTTCGACCACGTGGTCGACCACGCCGCGAGCAGCATTCGGAACGCCGAGAACAGCGTCCAGCTGTCGCTCGACGTCCGAGTTTACGTCGACCTGATCGACGAGCTCCGGCGGGCCAAGGACAACGGCGTCCACGTCGAACTCTCGCTCGAAGAGACGGAGTCGTTCCGGTTCGGCGTCGACGACGTCGACGAGTACTTCGAGACGACCGCCTCGGAGGTGAAGCGACGTCACAGCACCGCGCCGTTCATCGCGCTGATCGACAGCCGGGAGGTGTACTTCGGCCTCAGACAGCGTCCGGTCGACAGCTACGGGCTGGTCATCAACGACCAGGCGATGTCCTCGATGCTGTACTGGTTCTACCAGAACTCGCTGTGGGAGATCTGGGAGACGGTCCACTCGGACTCGACGGACCGACGGGCAGCGGAGTACACCGAGATACGACGTTGTATCCGAGACGCCACGACCCGGCTCGAGGCGGATGAGACGGTCGCCGCGACGGTCTACGGGTACGACAGCGAGCAGGGCCGCCAGCGAGAGGTCTCGGGGGAAGTGACCGACGTCGTCTCGCCGAGCGACCCGGGCGACGCGGACATCCAGAGCGACGTGTTCACCGGGCGTGCGACGGTCTTCCTCGATACCGGTGACGCCGAGTACAGCGTCGGAGGGTTCGGGGCGATCCTCGAGGACATCCGGGCGACGCGGATCGTGCTCCACGAGGGACCCGCGGCCGAGTAG
- a CDS encoding DUF7123 family protein, with protein MSATTKPSGDEAPSKEQQLKSYLAEKAADGEMYFKSKFIADEVGLSPKEIGALMVKLKDSATDLEVEKWSYTSATTWRVEPA; from the coding sequence ATGAGCGCTACCACGAAGCCCTCCGGTGACGAAGCGCCGTCCAAGGAACAGCAGCTCAAGTCCTATCTCGCCGAGAAGGCGGCCGACGGCGAGATGTACTTCAAGAGCAAGTTCATCGCAGACGAGGTCGGCCTGTCCCCCAAGGAGATCGGCGCGCTGATGGTGAAGCTCAAGGACAGCGCGACCGATCTCGAAGTCGAGAAGTGGTCGTACACGAGCGCGACGACCTGGCGCGTCGAACCCGCGTAA